The following proteins are co-located in the Periplaneta americana isolate PAMFEO1 chromosome 12, P.americana_PAMFEO1_priV1, whole genome shotgun sequence genome:
- the LOC138710891 gene encoding chromatin complexes subunit BAP18 isoform X2 has product MQLHPTADSPAGKWTDEEIEMLRQAVKNFGEDLSKISEHIKGRTVSQIRTTLKKKAFEDAGLPVRQIQTVQATQAPQQSMMSKSSEVTLNMLNAPESEVDVEGLPEDVKLEFEGATEEVTS; this is encoded by the exons AAAGTGGACTGATGAAGAAATTGAAATGCTTCGTCAAGCAGTAAAAAATTTTGGAGAAGATCTCAGCAAAATAAGTGAACACATCAAAGGGAGAACTGT TTCACAAATCAGAACGACACTGAAGAAAAAGGCATTTGAAGATGCTGGACTTCCAGTGCGGCAAATTCAGACTGTTCAAGCCACACAAGCACCACAACAGAGCATGATGAGTAAGTCTTCAGAAGTGACACTAAATATGCTGAATGCGCCCGAGTCTGAAGTTGATGTTGAAGGACTCCCAGAAGATGTCAAATTGGAATTTGAGGGTGCAACTGAAGAAGTGACATCATAG